From the Microplitis mediator isolate UGA2020A chromosome 6, iyMicMedi2.1, whole genome shotgun sequence genome, one window contains:
- the LOC130670637 gene encoding uncharacterized protein LOC130670637 isoform X2 translates to MANPGGFLAHFIKLITTIICLRYIDDTNSIIITRAFQIFIIHSILGITASLIGKRSFREFYERISNIVEIIPFAFFSTEISRLSDVDQLLRQSLLLVLILLPIVHEMVPRKERSKMRVLINHSINLQLIIITLACIQKGSFGVITFVLSYIFNRYYAESFCDWYDVPYEDLIQYSLCFVEIFSLTTLKEL, encoded by the exons atggctaaTCCAGGAGGTTTTCTtgcacattttataaaacttattaCTACAATAATATGTTTAAGATATATTGATGATACAAATTCTATTATAATTACCCGAGCCTTCCAAATATTTATCATCCATTCAATTTTAGGGAT TACAGCAAGTCTAATTGGCAAGAGAAGtttcagagaattttatgAACGGATATCAAATATAGTTGAGATAATACCTTTTGCCTTTTTTTCAACCGAAATCTCACGACTCAGTGACGTCGATCAATTATTAAGACAGTCATTGCTTCTAGTACTTATTTTATTGCCGATTGTCCATGAGATGGTGCCGAGAAAAGAGCGATCGAAAATGCGAGTGTTGATAAATCACTCGATAAATTTacaacttattattataacattaGCTTGTATACAAAAAGGCTCTTTTGGCGTTATAACATTTGTGTTGTCTTATATATTCAATCGTTATTACGCAGAATCTTTTTGTGACTGGTATGATGTGCCATATGAAGACTTAATTCAGTACAGTCTCTGCTTTGTTGAGATTTTTTCACTGACTACTTTAAaagaattgtaa
- the LOC130670637 gene encoding uncharacterized protein LOC130670637 isoform X1, whose product MANPGGFLAHFIKLITTIICLRYIDDTNSIIITRAFQIFIIHSILGMFRFGSTASLIGKRSFREFYERISNIVEIIPFAFFSTEISRLSDVDQLLRQSLLLVLILLPIVHEMVPRKERSKMRVLINHSINLQLIIITLACIQKGSFGVITFVLSYIFNRYYAESFCDWYDVPYEDLIQYSLCFVEIFSLTTLKEL is encoded by the exons atggctaaTCCAGGAGGTTTTCTtgcacattttataaaacttattaCTACAATAATATGTTTAAGATATATTGATGATACAAATTCTATTATAATTACCCGAGCCTTCCAAATATTTATCATCCATTCAATTTTAGGGATGTTTAGATTTG gTAGTACAGCAAGTCTAATTGGCAAGAGAAGtttcagagaattttatgAACGGATATCAAATATAGTTGAGATAATACCTTTTGCCTTTTTTTCAACCGAAATCTCACGACTCAGTGACGTCGATCAATTATTAAGACAGTCATTGCTTCTAGTACTTATTTTATTGCCGATTGTCCATGAGATGGTGCCGAGAAAAGAGCGATCGAAAATGCGAGTGTTGATAAATCACTCGATAAATTTacaacttattattataacattaGCTTGTATACAAAAAGGCTCTTTTGGCGTTATAACATTTGTGTTGTCTTATATATTCAATCGTTATTACGCAGAATCTTTTTGTGACTGGTATGATGTGCCATATGAAGACTTAATTCAGTACAGTCTCTGCTTTGTTGAGATTTTTTCACTGACTACTTTAAaagaattgtaa